The Oceaniferula marina region AGGTTTTCCACCCGTTCAGGGACTTGCCATCGAAAAGGGAGACGGAATTCGGGGTCGCTTCGGCAAATAGCGGAGAGACTAACAGAGTGAGGATTAGCAGAGGTTTCATGTATATGTGATTTTAGAGGTTGAAGTCGAAAACGACGAGACGTTCCAGCTTGGGTTGGATGAGATCGACCACTTTAAGGTGGTCTGGATGTGGTAGATAGGCGTCACGGGCTTCGGGGGAATCGAAGGTCATGATGAATCCGTGAGTGAAACCATCATTGAGCCCCTCGTCGGATTGATAGGGGCCGTGTTCGACACTTTGCAGGCCGGGGATTTTGTTTTGAAGATCCACGAGCGCTTCGAAACAGGCGTAGATTTGCTCCTGGGTGATATCAGCTTTGAATTGGAATACTCCGAAATGTCTGGTCATGGTTAGGTTGTGGTTCGGGTTGGTTGTTGTGTTCAATTACGTTGAAGTCATACGGTGGTTTATCCCCAAGGGTTTATTCGATATCCACATGCATGTTCACTGTTGAATGAAGGCGAATACGCCCTTTTTATTGCTAATGGCTATGTCGACTTTTCCGTCTCCATTGAGGTCACCTGCGCTGATTTGGCGCCCGACGCCGGAATCATCATCGATGAGGTAGGGAACGAGTTCCGTCTTGCCATCCGGGTGGCGGGTGGTTCGGAACCAGTAGAGTACGGCGGGGTCTTCG contains the following coding sequences:
- a CDS encoding Dabb family protein — translated: MTRHFGVFQFKADITQEQIYACFEALVDLQNKIPGLQSVEHGPYQSDEGLNDGFTHGFIMTFDSPEARDAYLPHPDHLKVVDLIQPKLERLVVFDFNL